The following are encoded together in the Ovis aries strain OAR_USU_Benz2616 breed Rambouillet chromosome X, ARS-UI_Ramb_v3.0, whole genome shotgun sequence genome:
- the LOC132658852 gene encoding uncharacterized protein LOC132658852, which translates to MHHATHLGTHKMQDLIRHVKITMKDVRTIIGHIISNYKACQLTNAVPHLANQGIREWGTRPGTYWEVDFTEVKPGKYGYKYLLVFIDTFSGWVEAFPTKRETAQVAAKKLTEDILPWFGFPAQVGSDNGPAFMSQSLQYSHRDTWKRLKALSKSGPPPEPHCYRPGDWVYVCRHRQETLEPRWKGPFLVVLMTPIVLKVDSISAWVHYTHTWPAYLFALQEEFLPQWKAELDKINPLKLKL; encoded by the exons ATGCATCATGCCACTCACCTGGGAACCCACAAGATGCAAGACCTGATTAGACATGTCAAGATTACCATGAAAGATGTCAGGACGATAATAGGACACATCATATCAAACTACAAAGCATGCCAGCTCACGAACGCTGTCCCTCATCTGGCCAACCAAGGAATTAGAGAATGGGGGACAAGACCAGGAACTTATTGGGAGGTGGACTTCACTGAGGTAAAACCGGGTAAATATGGATACAAATACCTGTTGGTGTTCatagataccttctcagggtgggtagaaGCTTTCCCCACCAAGAGAGAAACAGCACAGGTGGCGGCCAAAAAGCTAACTGAAGACATCTTGCCATGGTTCGGGTTTCCGGCACAGGTGGGGTCAGATAATGGGCCAGCCTTCATGTCTCAG TCCTTACAATACTCCCACAGGGACACATGGAAGAGGCTCAAAGCACTATCTAAATCAGGCCCTCCACCTGAACCTCACTGCTACCGGCCAGGAGACTGGGTGTACGTGTGCCGTCATCGCCAAGAGACCCTAGAGCCTAGGTGGAAGGGACCCTTCCTTGTCGTCTTGATGACACCAATTGTTCTCAAAGTTGACAGCATCTCTGCTTGGGTCCACTACACCCACACATGGCCTGCGTACCTGTTCGCCTTACAAGAAGAGTTCCTCCCCCAGTGGAAGGCTGAATTGGACAAAATTAACCCGCTCAAGCTAAAATTGTGA